The nucleotide sequence GGCGCTGTCGTCCCCGCCTCATGCATGCGCTGCACCCGCGCCTCCGCATCGGCCAGCATATCCGGGATCAGCCGCGTCTCCGGCAGGTTGCGCCAGTATTTCTTCGGCATCTCCGACCGCATTGCAGACAATTTAATGCGCGCTGGATTAAAGATATTGGCGAAATACGTGTCCCACAAAGCCGCCGATGCATCCTCCGGCAGATCCGGGCGAGGCATGCCGGAGCCAAACCGCAACACTCCCTCCGTAAAATGCGCCGAGAGATCAGGGGTGGCGATCGTCCAGTCCATATCCGCAAAGCGCTGGACGAAAAACGGGCTGGCAGGCTCAAGGGTATGATGTTCCGGCTCGAACCATGCCACGAAGCGGCGTCTTGTGTGCTCTCCCGCTATCTCCCGGAAACGCACAAAAGCGTGCATTTTGTGAATGTCACGCTTGACCGCCGATGCCATCAGCGTCAGCGTGCGCCCCAGCCCATCGGCTGGGGACAAGGCCGCGAGATCACCCCGGCTGATCCTCCATAAAGCCTGATACAGCAGCCCACCGCGATCATTTCCCCGGTGCCAGATGACCGTTTCCGCAAGGCTGAGGAAGACAGGCGGTACGGCAACACGGCGCGGTCCCTTCTCCTCCGGCAAGGCGGTAAAGCCGAACAGGGTTTCCGCCCCTGACCAGTCTATATCCTCTGGCGGTATATCGTGGCTGATCGCACGTTGCGCCGCCCGCCTCCATGCAGCGAAACACGACGTGGCAGGCAGACGAACCGTGTAGGTCACAGCAGTTTCGGCTGCTTTGGAGCAGGTGCGAAACGGGCGCGTAGCAACGCACTGTCCGTCAGGCCACGCGGATTCCAGCCAGGCAGCACAATGAAGGGCTGCGCTTTTTTCATCACCGCCCCCAGCCGGGCCACATCCTCGAAACGCAGCCGGTGCAGGCTGCGCGCGGCGAGAATCCGGTCCACCGTGCGCGCACCGAATCCTGGTACCCGCAACAGCATCTCCCGGCTGGCACGATTGACATCAAGGGGAAAATCCGCACGGTTTCGCAGCGCCCAGGCCAGTTTCGGGTCCAGCTCCAGATCAAGATAGCCGCCCTGTGTGCCGGTAGCGATTTCCTCTACGCTGAACCCGTAAAAGCGTAGCAACCAGTCCGCCTGATACAGACGATGCTCCCTCAAAAGAGGCGGTCGCACCAGAGGCAGGGCCGGAGATGCATCGGGAATAGGAGAAAAGGCTGAATAATACACCCGCCGCAACTGATACCCCGTGTAAAGGCGCGAGGAGGTGGAGAGAATGGTCGTATCATCGGCTCCATCCGCGCCCACGATCATCTGGGTGCTCTGCCCCGCCGGAGCAAAACGCGCCGCCTTCCGCCCGGAAAGGGTTTTATCTTGCGCCGCCTCCCCTTCCAGCCGCACCAGCGCCATGGCACTGCGAATAGTCTCCGGCCGCTTTTCCGGCGCCAGCACCCGGACGCTTTCATCCTGTGGAAGCTCGATATTGATCGAGAGGCGATCCGCCCATAACCCGGCCTCCCTGATCAGGTCTGGATTGGCGTCGGGAATGGTCTTGAGATGAATATACCCCCGAAATCCGTGATCCAGCCGCAGGGTGCGGGCAATCCGCACCATCTCCGCCATCGTATGGTCGGGGGACTGAATAATGCCGGAGGACAGGAACAATCCTTCGATATAGTTCCGGCGGAAGAATTCCAGCGTCAGCGTAACCACTTCCTCCACCGAGAATCGTGCCCGCTCCACATTCGAGGTGACCCGGTTGATGCAGTAGGAGCAGTCGAAAATGCAGAAATTGGTCAGTAATATCTTGAGCAGGGAGATACACCGCCCATCCGGTGTGTAAGCATGGCAGATACCGCGACCCATCGTAGGATCAGCACCCTCCCCACCTTCATTGCGCCTGCCACGGCCACTGGATGCGCAGGACGCATCATATTTCGCGGCATCCGACAAAATGGCGAGCTTGTCCTGCAAGGTAATCCGGGCCATGGCGATACGCTAAATGTTCCCTATTTGTTCGTCAAGTGATCACAGGATCGTCTAAATTTTTATCATCACTCAAAAGATGGCTTATCGGGGGGCGGGGATAGTGGCAAACGTTCTATTGATGCTAAAGAAATGCTCTAACGCCCGGAGAGCAGAAAGGCTGCATCATGTCAGGACACGCTTGATGAAATATACGCATCCCAAGCGTGTGCGCGTGCGGCCCGCATCGACAGGGTGGCATAGCGATGCAGGAGGACCGCTCTGCTCCTCCCTGTTACTTTTCTCTCATTATGCCAGGAAGTGACGGCCTTGATTATTTTGACCGGCGGAGCAGGTTTTATCGGCTCAAACATCGCGGCCGAACTGAATGAGGCAGGCCTTACCGATATCGTTATCATTGACTGGCTCGGCACCGAACGCAAATGGCATAATATTGCCAAGCGGCGCTTCGCTGATTTTGTCTTTCCGGAAGAAGTCAACGGCTTTCTGGATGGTTTGAACGGCGCTGATGCCGTTGTGCATATGGGGGCCAATTCATCAACCACCGCCACAGATGGTGATGAGATCATCCGCTCCAATTTCCGCCTGTCATGCCGTCTGTGGAACTGGTGCACCGCCACCAGAACGCCTTTCATTTACGCTTCATCCGCCGCGACCTATGGCGATGGCAGCCATGGCTTTGTCGATAACGACAGCGATGCGGACCTCGACAGCCTGCATCCGCTCAATCTTTATGGCTGGTCCAAACATGCTTTCGACAAATGGGCGCTGGAAAGGGCACGTCGCCATGACGCTCCCCCGCAATGGGCCGGTCTGAAGTTTTTCAATGTCTACGGCCCCAACGAATATCACAAGAAAGACATGATGAGTCTGGTGGCCAAAAATACACCGTCCATCCTGAATGGTCAGGCGATCCGCCTGTTCAAATCCCACCGGCCCGAATTCGCGGACGGAGAACAGCTGCGTGACTTCATCTATGTCAAGGACTGCGCTTCCGTCGCGAGCTGGTTGCTTCAGAACCGACATGTGAGCGGATTGTTCAATCTGGGAACCGGGAAAGCCCGTTCCTTCCGGGATCTGATGATGGCCGTCGGACAGGCTGCCGGGAAAACGACATCCATCGAGTTCATCGATATGCCAGCTTCCATCCGTGATCAGTACCAGTATTTCACGGAAGCATCCATGCACAAGCTTCGGGCGGCTGGTTACACACGGGATTTTTACACGCTGGAAGAAGGCGTACGGGATTACGTGCAGAACTACCTTACCAAAGTCGACCCTTATAGATAACTCTGAAAATATAATATTTAGTCTGCCTTCGACAAACAAAATTTGCAATCAAGAAATAAAAAGGTGAGACATAAATCAGCGTCTGTCCCACCTCGCATTATTCAATCAGACAGCGTTTCCAAATAAGCCTCAAACGAGCCAGGGCCTGACATAAATGGCTGAGGATACATGGCGCGCAAATCTGGCTTGTTTCGATATAAAATCCGGTGTTCTTTAGCTATTTTGTTTCCACTTTGATAAGAATCAAACGCCCACCAGCGACCGGGTAGTCCCACCACTTTATGCTTTTTGAGAAGATTTTTATACCATGCCATCAGTTCAAAAACCTCGATGCGATCATTGGCATAGCGTTCGAGCATCTGCTCTCCCACCCAAGTAACCTTGGTAAAATGGAAAAATCTTAATAGCTGATTGCCAGCCAATAGATCTCCAGCACTATTCAGAACCAATGGCCTCTGATTCAAATTCCAGCTTGCTACGTTATAACCTGAATCCTTAATGATATGTACTTTATCAAAAAAGGCAGGAACATGGTCACACCATTTCTGATCAGTAAATAGCCCACGTGGGACATCATCAAAACAGAAATCAAGCAGACGGTCACGCCACCATTGGGCAAAACGATATCCTTCATCACGGTTAGCGACTGATACAAAACCGAGATTGTAAATTCCGTAAGCTAGTGAAGCAATTTCATTATCAATAACCGCCTCCTTTTTTGTATCAGGCAAAAGCTGATGAGGCGTCAATAAAATATCATATGTATCCAGCCAATCGACAATTGGCTGCAGATCAGAAAAGATTGCAATATCAGGATCAAGGTAAACGACCTTGTCAGCACCGCCATCTAGAAGACGGACCAGCATCAGACCTTTAACAGCCGTACATAATTCGACAATATCATGCTCAAATATCCAAGATTGAGGGCTTGGTATTCCGAGCTCTTCAATACGGACAACGCCATCAATGGGCTCAGATGCAAGGTCGAACATAAATCCTTCAGGTTCCTGATCCGACAGGCAGAGCCAAAACTTCCAATCAGGATGATAGCGTTTCAGCGTCTCCCCAAGTACGCGTACGCGATCAAGATATGAAAATGATGCACTTGTAAAACAATGTACCTGCGTCAAGACACATTTTCCTCTACAAATGAAGTAGAATGATGGTCAAAAACGAAGACATTTTTTAAAATCCATCCAACAGTATTACTTCCCGTAACGATTGCGCCACGAATTCTATTCGATTGTCCAACTAAACTGGTCAATTTATCTCCGGCCAAAAAAGACTGCAGTTCAGCAAAATCGTGCAGAACTACCCCATGCTCCGGATACTGTTCAACAATTTTTGGCACATTCCCAGATCCGTCATGAGTAATGAGAAAAGCACCCCCAGCAAGGGCTTCATAAGCTGTAAAACAGAACGTTTCCGGCCAAAAAGACCAAACCAGAGCCACATCTATCGAATGTTCACTAATAGCCTCCACCATTCTGTTACGAGCATTACAGGTAACACTGACAGGGATATTATTAATACATTTTGGAAGAGCTGGACCATCAGGATGACCCAACTGGAAAAACTCATAACGCTTATCATTTTGGAATTGGATTGCCAGTTCTTCGAAATGTGGCCACCCTTTATGAAACTGTCGCCCGCCGATGTGTGCTATACGTAACGGCTGACCTGGCCTGCCGAGCCCACGACGATGAAGAGAAGGACCAACAACCAGTTTTCCAATCGGCACATCCACAGACGCACTGGTTGGCAGTTGCACCGCTTTTTGTAGTGTCTCCAGAGCAGATTGCGATGGCGCCAGCAAAACTGGTTTTATAGTATCGAAAAAATTCTTTATCCTTACCATATGAGAGGGACGCTCCTCACCATATCGACAAATATGGCATGCCGTGGATGTCACTGGTGGGCCACCACAAAAAACGACATCATTTCTCAGCAGCGTATAGCTTGGGCAACTGTAAAAAAAGTCATGCGCCCATACAATTGGCACTTTACAGCCTGATACTTGTACAAGCTTAGCAAGCAGTTCCGGGCAATGAGACATCATGTGGTGAATAACCACAGATAAAATATTAACTTTGTTCCGTAACTCACCAACAAGATGGATGATTGAATCCATCAAAGTCAGTCCAATAAATTCTCC is from Granulibacter bethesdensis and encodes:
- a CDS encoding UdgX family uracil-DNA binding protein (This protein belongs to the uracil DNA glycosylase superfamily, members of which act in excision repair of DNA. However, it belongs more specifically to UdgX branch, whose founding member was found to bind uracil in DNA (where it does not belong), without cleaving it, appears to promote DNA repair by a pathway involving RecA, rather than base excision.) yields the protein MTYTVRLPATSCFAAWRRAAQRAISHDIPPEDIDWSGAETLFGFTALPEEKGPRRVAVPPVFLSLAETVIWHRGNDRGGLLYQALWRISRGDLAALSPADGLGRTLTLMASAVKRDIHKMHAFVRFREIAGEHTRRRFVAWFEPEHHTLEPASPFFVQRFADMDWTIATPDLSAHFTEGVLRFGSGMPRPDLPEDASAALWDTYFANIFNPARIKLSAMRSEMPKKYWRNLPETRLIPDMLADAEARVQRMHEAGTTAPRPGAAAISARYRASMPVATEAPPETLDEARQAALQCRRCSLCEAATRTVWGEGQADASLMIVGEQPGDREDLEGRPFVGPAGQVLRDLMGKVGMAEEKVWLTNAVKHFKFLPRGRHRLHQSPDRKEIEACRWWLDLELSLIRPRLTLALGASAAFALTGNRAAMTRRRGMVEQGLHGGPVLISWHPSFILRLPNPQESEKARRELEQDLRTAWQMREAEDITPPTGGSW
- a CDS encoding putative DNA modification/repair radical SAM protein, with protein sequence MARITLQDKLAILSDAAKYDASCASSGRGRRNEGGEGADPTMGRGICHAYTPDGRCISLLKILLTNFCIFDCSYCINRVTSNVERARFSVEEVVTLTLEFFRRNYIEGLFLSSGIIQSPDHTMAEMVRIARTLRLDHGFRGYIHLKTIPDANPDLIREAGLWADRLSINIELPQDESVRVLAPEKRPETIRSAMALVRLEGEAAQDKTLSGRKAARFAPAGQSTQMIVGADGADDTTILSTSSRLYTGYQLRRVYYSAFSPIPDASPALPLVRPPLLREHRLYQADWLLRFYGFSVEEIATGTQGGYLDLELDPKLAWALRNRADFPLDVNRASREMLLRVPGFGARTVDRILAARSLHRLRFEDVARLGAVMKKAQPFIVLPGWNPRGLTDSALLRARFAPAPKQPKLL
- the rfaD gene encoding ADP-glyceromanno-heptose 6-epimerase: MIILTGGAGFIGSNIAAELNEAGLTDIVIIDWLGTERKWHNIAKRRFADFVFPEEVNGFLDGLNGADAVVHMGANSSTTATDGDEIIRSNFRLSCRLWNWCTATRTPFIYASSAATYGDGSHGFVDNDSDADLDSLHPLNLYGWSKHAFDKWALERARRHDAPPQWAGLKFFNVYGPNEYHKKDMMSLVAKNTPSILNGQAIRLFKSHRPEFADGEQLRDFIYVKDCASVASWLLQNRHVSGLFNLGTGKARSFRDLMMAVGQAAGKTTSIEFIDMPASIRDQYQYFTEASMHKLRAAGYTRDFYTLEEGVRDYVQNYLTKVDPYR